A window from Pseudobdellovibrionaceae bacterium encodes these proteins:
- a CDS encoding SpoIIE family protein phosphatase, producing MSNEDSFLQDKLVALEQALKEEKTQVLLLKKALLVANKSIQKSTAKMQSDLFLLQTMQKVLIPDEWDYLSGFKISAKYNSGELGGDYYDIFGSKASKIFNVWMSHSSSLSLSALLSAIVLQLSAAQGIEVKLFLSQLYEEITRVLEEQHFFDFFYASLERNTLQLSFVAQGNMLCFHCREGELTSLVRCKDPVSLFTAISDIQTIKLLPKDRLVFCTPGITLEKNNKKEVFGSQRIIDIIHKNLDTHALRNEIFSSIKNFTNTNEFRHDHSVIVLDVKAKALRLV from the coding sequence ATGTCCAACGAAGATAGTTTTTTACAAGATAAATTGGTGGCTTTAGAGCAAGCCTTAAAGGAAGAAAAAACACAAGTGTTGCTTTTAAAAAAAGCTTTGTTGGTGGCGAATAAAAGTATTCAAAAAAGCACAGCCAAAATGCAAAGCGATTTATTTTTATTACAAACTATGCAAAAGGTGTTAATTCCTGACGAGTGGGATTATTTATCAGGCTTTAAAATTAGTGCCAAATATAATTCTGGTGAATTGGGAGGAGATTATTACGATATTTTTGGCTCGAAAGCCAGTAAGATATTTAATGTTTGGATGTCGCACTCCTCTTCGCTATCATTATCCGCTTTATTAAGTGCAATAGTTTTACAATTAAGCGCAGCGCAAGGCATTGAAGTAAAACTATTTTTATCTCAGTTGTATGAAGAAATTACTAGGGTGTTAGAAGAGCAACATTTTTTTGATTTTTTTTATGCCTCCTTAGAGCGCAACACACTGCAATTGTCTTTTGTAGCCCAGGGAAATATGCTGTGTTTTCATTGTAGAGAGGGGGAGCTTACCTCTTTAGTTCGCTGTAAAGATCCAGTTTCTTTATTTACCGCTATTAGTGACATACAAACTATTAAACTATTGCCCAAAGATCGCCTTGTATTTTGTACTCCAGGCATTACTTTAGAAAAAAATAATAAAAAAGAAGTTTTTGGTTCACAAAGAATCATAGATATTATACATAAAAACTTAGATACACATGCTTTACGAAATGAAATTTTTTCTTCTATTAAAAATTTTACAAATACAAATGAGTTTCGGCACGATCACTCCGTAATTGTATTAGATGTTAAGGCCAAGGCATTAAGGTTGGTTTAA